One window of the Shewanella khirikhana genome contains the following:
- the hemG gene encoding menaquinone-dependent protoporphyrinogen IX dehydrogenase: MSKTLILFSTVHGQTRKICERMAEVIRKQGDDVTLVPLCEAPPLSHYDKVVLGASIRHGKHNSAVYGYIEKNLEALKSKAGAFFSVSLVARKPAKNTAATNPYMQDFLGKSPWRPELLEVFGGNLDYRGYSAMDRNIIRFIMWLTKGPTDPETKVEYTDWRKVDSFAREVATMEKLCP; encoded by the coding sequence GTGAGCAAAACGCTGATCCTTTTTTCCACCGTTCACGGTCAGACCCGCAAGATCTGTGAGCGCATGGCCGAGGTGATCCGCAAACAGGGCGATGACGTGACCCTGGTGCCTTTGTGTGAAGCGCCGCCGCTGTCCCACTACGATAAAGTGGTGCTGGGCGCCAGCATCCGCCATGGCAAGCACAACAGCGCCGTGTACGGCTATATTGAGAAAAACCTCGAGGCGCTGAAATCCAAGGCCGGCGCCTTTTTCTCGGTCAGTTTGGTCGCCCGCAAGCCGGCCAAAAACACCGCTGCCACCAATCCGTATATGCAGGATTTCCTCGGCAAGTCGCCCTGGCGGCCTGAGCTTTTGGAAGTGTTTGGCGGCAACCTGGATTACCGTGGCTACAGCGCCATGGATAGAAACATCATTCGATTTATCATGTGGTTAACCAAGGGGCCTACCGACCCCGAGACCAAGGTGGAATACACAGACTGGCGCAAGGTTGATAGCTTCGCCCGTGAAGTGGCCACCATGGAGAAACTATGCCCTTAA
- the prfB gene encoding peptide chain release factor 2 (programmed frameshift), which produces MFEINPVKFKIKELADRTSLLRGYLDYDAKKERLEEVTRELESSDVWNEPERAQALGKERSSLENVVGTIDSLDSGLEDVEGLLELAVEEEDEETFEDAKAELEELEQRLADLEFRRMFSGPHDSSDCYLDIQSGSGGTEAQDWAEIVLRMYLRWGEAHDFKPELIEVSEGDVAGIKSATIKFTGEYAYGWLRTETGVHRLVRKSPFDSSGRRHTSFCSVFVYPEIEDDIEIDINPADLRIDVYRASGAGGQHVNRTESAVRITHLPTNTVVQCQNDRSQHKNKDTAMKQLKAKLYELELQKQNAEKQAAEDAKSDIGWGSQIRSYVLDDSRIKDLRTGVETRNTQSVLDGDLDKFIEASLKSGL; this is translated from the exons ATGTTTGAAATCAATCCGGTTAAATTCAAAATTAAGGAGCTTGCTGACCGCACCTCGCTCCTTAGGGGGTATCTT GACTACGACGCCAAAAAAGAGCGTCTGGAAGAAGTCACCCGTGAGCTGGAAAGCTCAGATGTCTGGAACGAACCTGAACGCGCACAGGCGCTGGGTAAAGAGCGTTCCAGCCTCGAAAATGTTGTAGGCACCATAGATTCTCTGGACTCAGGTCTGGAAGACGTTGAGGGCCTGCTGGAACTGGCTGTTGAGGAAGAAGACGAAGAAACCTTCGAAGATGCCAAGGCCGAGCTGGAAGAGCTTGAGCAGCGCCTTGCGGATCTGGAGTTCCGTCGTATGTTCTCCGGCCCACACGACAGTTCTGATTGCTACCTGGATATTCAGTCAGGTTCCGGCGGTACTGAGGCACAGGATTGGGCCGAAATCGTACTGCGTATGTACCTGCGCTGGGGCGAAGCCCACGATTTTAAACCTGAGCTGATTGAAGTGTCAGAAGGGGATGTGGCGGGCATCAAGAGTGCCACCATCAAGTTTACCGGTGAGTATGCCTACGGTTGGCTGCGTACCGAAACCGGCGTTCATCGTCTGGTGCGTAAGTCGCCATTCGACTCCAGTGGCCGTCGCCATACCTCCTTCTGTTCTGTGTTTGTGTATCCGGAAATTGAAGACGATATCGAAATCGACATCAATCCGGCCGACCTGCGTATCGACGTATACCGCGCCTCGGGTGCCGGTGGTCAGCACGTAAACCGAACTGAATCTGCGGTACGTATCACGCACTTGCCCACCAATACTGTGGTGCAATGCCAAAACGACCGTTCTCAGCACAAGAACAAAGACACCGCGATGAAGCAGCTGAAAGCCAAGCTCTATGAGCTGGAGCTGCAGAAGCAGAATGCCGAAAAGCAAGCCGCCGAAGACGCCAAGTCTGACATCGGTTGGGGCAGCCAGATCCGTTCTTACGTTCTGGACGACTCCCGCATCAAGGATCTGCGTACCGGCGTCGAGACCCGCAACACCCAATCGGTGCTGGACGGCGACCTGGACAAGTTTATTGAAGCCAGCCTTAAATCCGGGCTGTAA
- a CDS encoding MFS transporter gives MLSTAEGPKAKQLLLWMTFIMSMVFAVWQALLNNFVIERANFTGAEIGMLQSLREVPGFLAFTAIFVLIMLREQSFALISLFVMSLGVAITGFLPSVMGLYFTTVLMSVGFHYYETLNQSLTLQWVDKDETAGFMGKALSWKAAAALGGYGSIWLLMTVFKLDYVWMYAFVGGMGCLMTLALWLYFPKFDTGDSQHKRVILRRRYWLYYLLTFFSGARRQIFVVFAGFMMVEKFHYSVSEITALFLINYVINLLFAPAIGRLIGRIGERNALCIEYLGLIAVFVSYALVENAHFAAALYVIDHLLFAMAIAMKTYFQKIADRADIAASMSVSFTINHIAAVVIPVLLGYLWLQSNAAVFYIGAAMAVCSLLLSLNVPRHPAPGKEVLLFGDKSSSAQLN, from the coding sequence ATGCTTTCCACCGCCGAAGGACCCAAAGCAAAACAACTGCTGTTGTGGATGACGTTTATTATGTCCATGGTGTTTGCCGTATGGCAGGCGCTGCTGAACAACTTTGTGATTGAGCGGGCAAACTTTACCGGCGCCGAAATCGGTATGCTGCAAAGCCTGCGGGAAGTGCCGGGCTTTCTCGCCTTCACCGCCATCTTCGTGCTTATCATGCTTCGCGAGCAATCCTTTGCGCTTATATCACTGTTTGTGATGAGCCTGGGGGTAGCCATTACCGGCTTTTTGCCCTCGGTTATGGGGCTGTACTTCACCACTGTGCTGATGTCTGTGGGGTTTCACTACTACGAAACCTTGAATCAGTCGCTTACCCTGCAATGGGTGGATAAAGACGAAACCGCCGGTTTTATGGGTAAGGCGTTGTCGTGGAAGGCCGCTGCAGCACTCGGGGGATACGGCAGCATCTGGCTGCTGATGACAGTATTCAAACTCGATTATGTGTGGATGTACGCCTTTGTGGGCGGCATGGGCTGCCTGATGACGCTGGCGCTGTGGCTCTACTTCCCCAAATTCGATACCGGCGACAGCCAGCATAAGCGGGTTATTTTGCGCCGCCGTTATTGGCTCTATTACCTGCTGACCTTCTTCTCCGGCGCCAGACGGCAAATCTTTGTGGTGTTCGCAGGCTTTATGATGGTGGAAAAATTCCACTACAGCGTCAGTGAAATCACGGCCCTGTTCCTGATTAACTACGTGATTAACCTGCTGTTTGCCCCGGCTATTGGCCGCCTGATTGGCCGCATCGGCGAGCGAAATGCCCTGTGTATTGAATACCTTGGCTTAATTGCGGTGTTTGTCAGTTACGCCCTGGTGGAAAATGCCCACTTCGCCGCAGCCCTGTATGTGATTGACCACCTGCTGTTTGCCATGGCCATCGCCATGAAAACCTATTTCCAGAAGATTGCCGACCGGGCCGACATTGCCGCCAGCATGTCGGTCAGCTTTACTATCAATCACATAGCGGCGGTGGTGATCCCTGTGCTGCTGGGCTATTTGTGGCTGCAATCCAACGCCGCCGTGTTCTACATAGGTGCCGCCATGGCGGTGTGTTCACTGCTGCTGTCGCTTAATGTGCCAAGGCATCCGGCGCCGGGCAAAGAAGTGCTGCTGTTTGGCGACAAATCCTCGTCAGCGCAGCTAAACTAG
- a CDS encoding TIGR03899 family protein, with product MTDSDKAPVTASASKPESDVSARRKALLLGRILGLASEDDYRPSNVSVAERAAHRARKQAAVCQANVEAIYTLALKYTPSDVVGSDPDPDWLYQFFQMAEQIHNRRMQELWGRILARELTEPGNISLRTLETLRRLTWREAQTLEKALAVAVQIGHDGRLKVLSGYRVVGGLGQYFRKSPATPIPLSQFGLPFSALVTLMDAGILHSSEFETGELEPKRSFSLQLSKTELSITPKHAHLILTYYRFSPVGDELAQLVRPHGDNNFAGALKGLLAKDFSVS from the coding sequence ATGACAGACTCAGACAAGGCCCCAGTCACCGCGAGCGCAAGTAAGCCAGAAAGCGATGTGTCTGCCAGACGCAAAGCGCTGCTGCTGGGGCGGATTTTGGGCCTTGCCAGCGAAGACGACTATCGCCCCTCCAATGTGTCGGTGGCCGAACGTGCCGCCCACCGCGCGCGCAAACAGGCGGCCGTATGCCAGGCCAACGTGGAGGCCATTTACACCCTGGCGCTGAAATACACCCCATCCGATGTTGTCGGCTCAGACCCCGACCCTGACTGGCTATATCAGTTCTTTCAGATGGCCGAACAAATCCACAACCGGCGGATGCAGGAGCTCTGGGGCCGCATATTGGCTCGGGAGCTGACCGAGCCTGGCAATATCAGCCTGCGCACCCTGGAAACCTTACGCAGGCTCACCTGGCGCGAGGCGCAAACCCTCGAAAAAGCCCTGGCAGTGGCGGTACAAATTGGCCACGACGGCAGGCTGAAGGTGTTGTCGGGTTACCGGGTGGTTGGCGGCCTTGGCCAGTACTTCCGCAAGTCTCCGGCAACCCCGATCCCGCTGTCACAGTTTGGTTTGCCGTTTTCGGCACTGGTAACCCTGATGGACGCCGGCATATTGCACAGCAGCGAATTTGAAACCGGCGAGCTTGAGCCCAAGCGCAGCTTCTCACTGCAATTGTCCAAGACCGAGCTCAGCATTACGCCAAAACATGCCCACCTGATCCTCACCTACTACCGCTTCTCCCCGGTGGGCGATGAACTGGCGCAATTGGTGCGCCCCCACGGTGACAACAACTTCGCAGGCGCCCTCAAAGGCTTACTGGCCAAAGATTTTTCGGTAAG
- a CDS encoding cytochrome b/b6 domain-containing protein codes for MPLTAPQKLWQWLAPRLHLLVLLPTVLVLGSSPFLLMGRRLRENASVWDLTHVYLGLLLVPLSILLLCYCLSGGRAKQFFPLFEPSGLISDLKGLAKGKLPKGGGNGLFSLLEGICALLLVATAVTGLGWFLTEGSSEALVWRGWHKDLGLAFFIALIAHLLAAVSHLLDFFRN; via the coding sequence ATGCCCTTAACCGCCCCGCAAAAACTATGGCAATGGCTTGCCCCGCGCCTGCATCTGTTGGTGTTACTGCCCACTGTGCTGGTGCTTGGCAGCTCGCCTTTTTTGCTGATGGGTCGGCGGCTGCGTGAAAACGCCAGCGTGTGGGACCTGACCCATGTCTACCTTGGGCTGCTGCTGGTACCGCTATCGATTCTGCTGTTGTGTTACTGCCTAAGTGGCGGGCGGGCAAAGCAATTTTTTCCTCTATTTGAGCCCTCCGGGCTTATCAGTGATCTTAAAGGGCTGGCTAAAGGTAAGCTGCCCAAGGGCGGTGGCAATGGGCTTTTCAGTCTGCTTGAGGGCATTTGTGCCTTGCTGCTGGTGGCCACAGCTGTTACCGGCCTGGGCTGGTTTCTAACCGAAGGCAGCAGCGAAGCCCTTGTCTGGCGTGGCTGGCACAAGGATCTGGGGTTGGCATTTTTTATCGCCCTGATAGCGCACCTGCTGGCGGCGGTTTCTCATCTGCTGGACTTCTTCAGAAACTGA
- a CDS encoding ion channel, with product MEDKVPSCCYHEDEGFSCSEPAGPSGLCYWHDPRITKDGPDDKAKLEAYARKGGMLRGIHLKRANLEGIDLVRHHSKTGYDMSHAELYRANLQGAHMFNLNLENASLMKADLRDANVHCANLLNTNLLGIKWNGTKIENINTGKLIKQERMALEAEKVGEAEIAQDYFEQAEEIYRDLRKAAEREGLFVMAGHFIQKELTMRRHQLPKFSRARMISKMIDVFCGYGESPMRVIGFSMVLILICAVCYFFTGLSYSGNIHVFRTENTFMMNFYLFFNCIYYSVVTFTTLGYGDFTPIGFSRLIAAIEAFTGSFTIALFVVVFVKKMTR from the coding sequence ATGGAAGACAAAGTACCCAGCTGCTGCTATCACGAAGATGAGGGATTTTCATGCAGTGAGCCCGCAGGCCCCAGCGGCCTGTGCTACTGGCACGACCCCCGCATCACCAAAGATGGCCCGGACGACAAAGCCAAACTGGAAGCATACGCCCGCAAGGGTGGCATGCTCAGAGGCATACATCTCAAACGGGCCAACCTCGAAGGCATCGACCTGGTTCGCCACCACAGCAAAACCGGCTACGACATGAGCCATGCCGAACTGTATCGCGCCAATTTGCAGGGCGCGCACATGTTCAACCTAAACCTTGAAAATGCCAGTTTGATGAAAGCCGACCTGCGCGATGCCAACGTGCACTGCGCCAATCTGCTGAACACCAATCTGCTGGGCATCAAGTGGAACGGCACCAAAATCGAAAACATCAACACCGGCAAACTCATCAAACAGGAGCGGATGGCGCTGGAAGCCGAAAAGGTCGGAGAGGCCGAAATTGCCCAGGACTACTTTGAGCAAGCCGAAGAGATTTACCGCGACCTGCGCAAAGCCGCCGAGCGCGAGGGCTTGTTTGTCATGGCGGGGCATTTTATTCAAAAAGAGCTGACCATGCGTCGCCATCAATTGCCCAAGTTCTCAAGGGCGCGGATGATTTCAAAAATGATTGATGTCTTCTGCGGTTATGGCGAATCGCCGATGCGGGTTATCGGTTTCTCCATGGTACTGATTCTGATTTGCGCCGTTTGCTATTTTTTCACCGGACTGAGCTACAGCGGCAATATTCATGTTTTCCGCACAGAAAACACATTTATGATGAATTTTTACTTATTTTTTAACTGCATATATTACTCAGTTGTCACCTTTACCACCCTGGGGTACGGCGACTTCACCCCCATTGGCTTCTCGCGATTAATCGCCGCAATTGAAGCCTTTACCGGTAGTTTTACCATAGCCCTGTTCGTGGTTGTATTTGTGAAGAAAATGACCCGTTAA
- a CDS encoding methyl-accepting chemotaxis protein: protein MSNLSLRNKLLLLALLPLVIILTAVMAYSWRLESAALTDAVGLFRDKLVNERKQQLKEATEIALATIDYQLKLGDAGNVNESLRVQRFGTAGYFFIYDYNGISLFHATKPSQEGTDQIGMTDPQGNKIVVGLIDAAKRGGGYFTYFHAKPGVEGLVEKIGYAAPIPGKNWLVGTGVYLDDVNAVVNAYASSAEKAMREKALGIFIMSVVLTLVTFTAIVVASNRMVVPIRTMVDSLNDIAKGEGDLTARLKVKGSDEIAELGNAFNLFVDKLQRIIRDVADTTGRVKQAAVDIDRQTSAMASQLRNHNNETDQVVTAITEMSSTAAEVAQNTTQVAEATHAATDDVARAQSCVDTSLTEISTLMAQVDDAAANIKSLSEQSQKINSVLSVIGGIAEQTNLLALNAAIEAARAGEQGRGFAVVADEVRNLASRTQASTLEINEMLTDLHKLVSAAVKTMDESQQSCQRSVDASRAISDSLGSVTSAVTAINDMSTQIATAATEQSSVTEEINRNVYAIQEIVNALLDSSQDASAVSQRVSSEGVQLATLVGQFKV, encoded by the coding sequence ATGTCTAACTTAAGTTTACGAAACAAGCTGTTACTGCTGGCTTTGTTGCCGCTGGTTATCATTCTAACTGCCGTGATGGCCTATTCCTGGCGCCTTGAGAGCGCAGCGCTCACCGATGCGGTGGGGCTGTTTCGCGACAAGCTGGTGAATGAGCGTAAACAGCAGCTCAAAGAGGCCACCGAAATCGCCCTGGCCACCATCGATTATCAGCTCAAGCTTGGGGATGCCGGTAATGTGAATGAGTCCCTGCGGGTACAACGTTTTGGCACGGCGGGGTATTTCTTCATTTACGACTACAACGGCATCAGCCTTTTCCATGCCACCAAGCCGTCCCAGGAAGGAACAGATCAGATTGGCATGACTGACCCCCAGGGCAACAAAATCGTGGTGGGGTTGATTGATGCGGCCAAACGCGGCGGTGGCTACTTCACCTATTTTCATGCCAAGCCCGGAGTGGAGGGGCTGGTTGAAAAAATCGGTTATGCCGCGCCCATTCCCGGCAAAAATTGGCTGGTGGGTACTGGGGTCTATCTCGATGATGTGAATGCCGTGGTGAACGCTTATGCCAGCAGCGCCGAAAAGGCGATGCGAGAAAAGGCGCTGGGCATTTTTATCATGTCGGTGGTGTTAACCCTGGTGACCTTTACCGCCATTGTGGTGGCCTCCAATCGCATGGTGGTGCCCATTCGCACCATGGTAGACAGCCTCAACGACATTGCCAAAGGCGAGGGGGATTTAACCGCGCGCCTCAAAGTGAAAGGCTCGGATGAAATTGCCGAACTTGGCAACGCCTTTAACCTGTTTGTGGACAAGTTGCAGCGGATCATCCGCGATGTGGCCGATACCACAGGCCGGGTGAAACAGGCCGCAGTGGACATTGACCGGCAAACCTCCGCGATGGCGTCGCAGCTTCGAAACCACAATAACGAAACCGATCAGGTGGTTACCGCCATCACTGAGATGTCTTCCACCGCTGCGGAAGTGGCGCAAAATACCACCCAGGTGGCCGAGGCGACCCATGCCGCCACCGACGATGTGGCCCGGGCTCAGTCCTGCGTGGATACCTCGCTGACCGAGATTTCCACCCTGATGGCACAGGTGGACGATGCCGCTGCCAACATCAAATCCCTCAGCGAACAGTCGCAGAAAATCAACTCTGTGCTATCGGTGATTGGCGGTATTGCCGAACAGACCAACCTGCTGGCGCTGAACGCCGCCATTGAGGCCGCCCGCGCCGGTGAGCAGGGCAGGGGCTTTGCGGTGGTGGCCGATGAGGTGCGTAACCTGGCCAGCCGTACCCAGGCCAGCACCCTGGAAATCAATGAAATGCTGACCGACTTGCACAAGCTGGTCTCGGCCGCGGTGAAAACCATGGATGAAAGTCAGCAAAGCTGCCAGCGCTCAGTCGATGCCTCCCGGGCCATCTCCGACAGCCTCGGCTCGGTCACCAGCGCCGTAACCGCCATCAATGATATGAGCACCCAAATTGCCACCGCAGCCACCGAGCAAAGCTCTGTGACCGAAGAGATCAACCGCAACGTGTATGCGATTCAGGAAATTGTTAACGCGCTGCTCGACTCAAGCCAGGATGCCAGCGCCGTCAGCCAGCGGGTGTCCAGCGAAGGCGTGCAGCTTGCAACCCTGGTCGGGCAGTTTAAGGTGTGA